A single region of the Brassica rapa cultivar Chiifu-401-42 chromosome A03, CAAS_Brap_v3.01, whole genome shotgun sequence genome encodes:
- the LOC103859355 gene encoding nuclear pore complex protein NUP1, whose product MASASRGESSNPYGGGLGTGGKFRKPAARRSQKTPYERPPTSVRGSGVGGGREDRGGGGGWLSKLVDPAQRLITYSAHKLFASVFRKRLVSGETPLQSPEQQQQQQVPERDVIQETRVAHMESTPALSMKNDVVRIPEANASGNPGKGKDGFTDLEKFLKEKTFTRSEVDRLTALLRSKAGVSSTVNGDQRNDASSLRHPPPSHERDSARPDNGSMNALVSTPLGSSRALDEGIASPAQLAKAYMGSRPSEVTPSMLGLRGQAVREDSVFLNRTPFPSKSPTMSLVPKLSGQRPQENGFLTPRTRGRSAVYSMARTPYSRPQSTAKIGSPFQASPSTWEESLSSGSRHGFQSGLKRRSSVLDNDIGSVGPVRRIRQKSNLSSRSLALPASEGPLSVRSNGGQNITHTSKDSAEDIPGSSFNVVPSRSKDTAMKIFQQLEKMDSPKEKSPSKLSPSMLRGPALKSLQNVESLKFLDNIPEKKEKSPVSSHQKQEKSGGSGSREFLALSEKTGSAAVDTNKAGSSKDQETRVKGAYLPLTSSLEEHPPKKRAFRMIADEDMEDDHAAPTPFEEAEKQNVLQVEKGVGISLSKGEKLFTSSEAMASTSYTPNGDASLGTTNGSLETGRSQFSALPVESVKQSVMPSEPTSKVIQGNEKSSISPAKLTSGGEYLSREEPKKDAAVFPNIFSSPPTTDFLNQNNGTSAAIKLEKPSSSAFGVSEAFGKPTESMKPVINNASGAESTTSAGSTLNGSIFSGGANDISQPQINGSLGSNPSFSSSISNIPSNNSASEVPSTVQSSAATLTSPSVFGTTPSASSVFGKLPANTSNDSSSGNNPQSTPAPPLSSASPFKFGESAAAPLSASTVSASSGLVSKETEVKNPTFGNINSFKFGGVASADTSTENTFAAKTSDIKSTPGFMFGSSPAVADPGKISFGGTSSAAGGSTLNPPSAPGSSASLVFGVSSSSTPTPGAESSKFSGTFAATTGSNIFGIPSPAFTSSGSSVSGGVAASTTSSVFGFNAVSSAAAASSQSQASNLFGAANGQTGNTGSGTTTQTQSAPFMFGSSASAPSFGLSGNNTSTNSSPFGLSKPEPAVFASGSTPQLSSTNASASSSGTTSSSLFGTSWQAPKPAPPFTSSFTPSSSPTFSFGGSSAAAAAPSASAPITFGFNSTAPAIPQQSVFGTSTPSATPPSPFGNSTPSFAFGASAPAPSNTNGFNNNQQMSMEDSMAEDTDQANKTSMVQQPMFGTQPVSMPQPSFTFGGGAPPATPPTMANPFQFGGQPIASTPPQNPSPFQASQSLEFQGGGSFSLGSTGGGDKSGRRIFKAKKTNRKK is encoded by the exons ATGGCGAGTGCCTCACGGGGAGAGAGCAGCAACCCCTACGGCGGCGGATTGGGAACCGGCGGAAAGTTCCGTAAGCCGGCGGCTCGAAGGTCCCAGAAAACTCCGTATGAACGGCCACCGACCTCCGTGAGGGGCTCTGGAGTTGGAGGCGGCAGGGAAGACAgaggcggcggcggcggctgGTTGTCTAAATTGGTGGATCCGGCTCAGAGGCTGATTACTTACAGCGCTCATAAGCTTTTCGCGTCCGTGTTTCGGAAACGGCTCGTCTCAGGTGAAACGCCTTTGCAGTCTCcggagcagcagcagcagcagcaggttCCTGAGAGAG ATGTGATTCAGGAGACTAGAGTAGCACACATGGAGAGTACACCTGCT TTGTCCATGAAAAATGATGTGGTTCGGATCCCAGAAGCTAATGCATCCGGCAATCCAGGCAAAGGCAAGGATGGATTTACGGATCTTGAGAAATTTTTGAAGGAGAAGACTTTTACAAG ATCTGAAGTTGACCGATTAACTGCACTGCTCCGTTCGAAAGCTGGTGTTTCATCCACTGTAAACGGGGATCAAAGAAATGATGCGAGTAGTTTGAGGCATCCACCACCATCACATGAGAGGGATAGTGCACGTCCAGATAATGGAAGTATGAACGCCCTTGTTTCAACACCTCTCGGAAGTTCGAGG GCTCTCGATGAGGGCATTGCTTCGCCAGCACAGCTTGCAAAAGCCTACATGGGTAGCAGACCATCAGAAGTTACTCCTTCTATGCTGGGGTTGCGTGGTCAAGCAGTTAGGGAAGATTCTGTTTTCCTGAACAGAACCCCTTTTCCGTCAAAGTCACCTACAATGTCACTGGTGCCAAAGCTTTCTGGACAAAGACCTCAGGAAAATGGTTTTCTCACCCCTAGAACTCGGGGAAGATCTGCTGTTTATAGCATGGCCAGAACACCATACTCTAGGCCCCAGTCCACTGCGAAG ATTGGGTCTCCTTTCCAAGCATCTCCAAGCACATGGGAAGAAAGCTTATCTTCTGGTTCTAGACATGGGTTTCAATCG gGTCTCAAACGGAGGAGCTCAGTCTTAGATAATGATATAGGATCTGTGGGGCCTGTAAGGAGGATTCGCCAGAAATCTAACCTTTCTTCTAGAAGCTTGGCGTTGCCTGCCTCAGAAGGCCCGCTATCTGTTCGTTCCAATGGTGGACAAAACATTACACATACATCTAAAGATAGTGCAGAGGATATTCCTGGTTCAAGTTTTAACGTTGTCCCTTCCAGATCCAAGGATACGGCTATGAAAATATTCCAGCAACTTGAGAAAATGGATTCCCCAAAGGAGAAATCGCCAAGTAAGTTATCACCGTCTATGCTACGAGGTCCGGCTCTCAAAAGCCTTCAGAATGTGGAGTCGCTGAAGTTCTTGGATAATATTCCTGAGAAGAAGGAAAAATCGCCAGTCTCTAGTCATCAAAAGCAGGAAAAATCTGGAGGGAGTGGCTCCAGGGAGTTTTTAGCTCTAAGTGAGAAGACTGGCAGTGCTGCTGTAGACACTAACAAAGCAGGTTCCAGTAAAGATCAGGAGACTCGTGTTAAAGGCGCTTATTTGCCTCTCACAAGTTCTTTGGAAGAGCATCCTCCAAAAAAACGAGCATTTCGGATGATTGCCGATGAG GATATGGAGGATGATCATGCAGCACCTACTCCCTTTGAAGAAGCAGAAAAACAGAATGTCTTACAAGTGGAGAAAGGTGTTGGTATCAGCCTTTCTAAAGGGGAGAAACTGTTTACTTCATCTGAGGCCATGGCCTCTACGTCATATACTCCTAATGGTGACGCCTCTCTGGGTACTACCAATGGATCTCTGGAAACTGGAAGGAGCCAATTTTCTGCTTTACCAGTGGAATCTGTTAAGCAAAGCGTTATGCCCTCTGAGCCAACTTCAAAGGTCATCCAAGGGAATGAGAAATCAAGTATTTCTCCTGCCAAGCTGACCTCAGGAGGGGAATATCTCTCTCGGGAAGAGCCTAAAAAAGATGCTGCTGTGTTTCCTAACATCTTCTCTTCACCGCCGACCACTGACtttttaaatcaaaacaatGGTACATCTGCAGCCATCAAATTAGAAAAGCCGAGCAG CTCTGCTTTTGGAGTATCGGAGGCTTTTGGAAAGCCAACTGAATCAATGAAACCTGTTATCAACAATGCTTCTGGAGCTGAGTCAACTACCTCAGCTGGATCAACCCTCAACGGTAGTATATTCTCAGGTGGAGCAAACGATATCAGTCAACCTCAGATTAACGGCTCTCTTGGTTCAAACCCTTCCTTCTCATCTAGCATTTCGAATATACCTTCCAATAATTCTGCGAGTGAGGTGCCATCCACTGTGCAATCTTCTGCTGCTACTCTGACTTCCCCGAGTGTATTTGGAACGACTCCGTCTGCCTCGAGTGTATTTGGGAAGTTGCCTGCTAATACTAGTAACGACAGCAGTTCCGGCAACAACCCACAATCAACTCCAGCACCTCCTCTCTCTTCTGCGTCACCTTTCAAATTTGGGGAATCTGCAGCAGCTCCATTGTCTGCTTCAACAGTATCTGCATCTAGCGGTCTGGTTTCAAAAGAGACTGAAGTAAAGAACCCAACATTTGGAAATATAAACAGTTTCAAGTTTGGTGGTGTGGCCTCAGCTGATACGAGCACTGAAAATACTTTTGCTGCTAAGACCTCAGATATTAAAAGCACACCAGGTTTTATGTTTGGGAGCTCCCCTGCTGTGGCAGACCCTGGTAAAATTAGCTTTGGTGGGACATCCTCTGCGGCTGGTGGCAGCACATTAAACCCCCCTTCTGCACCTGGGAGCTCTGCAAGTTTAGTGTTTGGTGTGTCATCTTCCTCAACGCCAACCCCTGGAGCGGAGAGCAGCAAGTTCTCGGGGACTTTTGCAGCTACCACTGGAAGTAATATTTTTGGAATTCCCTCTCCTGCATTTACAAGTTCTGGTAGTAGCGTTTCTGGAGGTGTAGCTGCGAGTACTACAAGCAGTGTTTTTGGATTCAATGCTGTTTCATCAGCTGCTGCTGCTAGCTCCCAGTCTCAGGCCTCAAATCTGTTCGGTGCTGCAAATGGTCAGACGGGTAATACAGGGAGCGGAACCACAACTCAGACCCAAAGCGCCCCCTTTATGTTTGGGTCATCTGCATCAGCTCCTTCATTTGGTTTGTCTGGGAACAACACTTCAACGAATAGCTCCCCGTTTGGattgtcaaagccggaaccggcAGTATTTGCTTCTGGCTCGACCCCTCAACTGAGTTCGACAAACGCGTCTGCAAGCTCTAGTGGTACAACGAGCTCTTCCCTGTTTGGGACAAGCTGGCAAGCTCCCAAACCTGCTCCACCCTTTACTTCCTCATTCACCCCTTCCTCATCTCCAACGTTTTCATTTGGAGGATCTTCTGCTGCTGCCGCCGCTCCAAGCGCTTCTGCTCCCATCACCTTTGGTTTCAACTCTACCGCTCCCGCCATTCCTCAGCAGTCAGTATTCGGTACCTCAACCCCCTCAGCGACTCCTCCCTCACCCTTTGGAAACTCAACTCCCTCGTTTGCGTTTGGTGCATCTGCTCCAGCACCAAGTAATACAAATGGTTTCAACAATAACCAACAAATGAGCATGGAAGACAGTATGGCAGAAGACACTGACCAAGCCAACAAGACATCCATGGTACAACAACCAATGTTTGGAACACAGCCTGTCTCAATGCCTCAACCAAGCTTTACCTTCGGAGGAGGAGCACCACCAGCAACGCCTCCAACAATGGCTAACCCGTTCCAGTTCGGAGGCCAGCCGATTGCAAGCACACCACCACAGAACCCATCACCTTTCCAGGCGTCACAGAGTTTAGAGTTCCAAGGAGGTGGGAGCTTCTCACTGGGCAGCACTGGAGGCGGCGACAAGTCCGGGCGGAGAATCTTCAAAGCGAAGAAAACCAACAGAAAGAAGTAA